The Pseudomonas sp. FP2309 genomic sequence GCCGATGGCGGCGCTGATCGGCTGCCTGATCGGCCTCGGCAGCCTGGCCAGCAACAGCGAACTGACCATCATGCGCGCCGCTGGTGTGTCCATCGGGCGTATCGTCTGGGCGGTGATGAAGCCGATGCTGCTGCTGATGCTGTGCAGCGTGCTGATTGGTGAATACGTTGCGCCGCCGGCCGAAACCACCGCCCAGGCCAATCGCGCCCTGGCCCAGGGTTCGGGGGATGCACAAAGCTCCAAGCACGGCCTGTGGCACCGTCAGGGTGACGAATTTATCCACATCAACGCCGTGCAGCCCGGCGGCCTGTTGATCGGTGTGACCCGCTACACGTTCGACAAAGAGCGTCACATGTTGTCGTCCAGCTTCGCCAAACGTGCGCAATACAGCGATGAAAAGTGGCAACTGACCGATATCACCACCACGTACTTCCGCAATGTCGGCCAAGGCACCAAGGCCAGCACCGAAGTGATCAATGTGCCAAGCGAAGAGTGGGATATCGCCCTCAAGCCCGAATTGCTGAATACCGTGGTGATGATCCCCGAAAGCCTGCCGATCTCCGGGTTGTGGGGTTACATCCACTACCTTAAGGACCAGGGCTTGAACAATGGCCGTTACTGGCTGGCGTTCTGGGTCAAGGTGCTGCAGCCGGTAGTGACCGCTGCGCTGGTGCTGATGGCTATCTCGTTTATCTTCGGCCCGCTGCGCTCCGTGACCCTGGGTCAGCGTGTGTTTACCGGTGTGCTGGTGGGCTTCACTTTCCGCATCGCCCAGGACCTGCTCGGCCCGTCGAGTCTGGTGTTCGGTTTCTCGCCGCTGTTTGCGGTGCTGGTGCCCACCGCCATCTGCGCCCTGGCCGGGTTCTGGCTGTTGCGCCGCGCCGGTTGATACCGCGCTTATGAACAAAAAATGCCCCGGTCGAGCGATCGGGGCATTTTTGTTCCTGTCAGCAAAGATGACGTCTGGCCTGAGCATCAGGTACAATTCCCGGCTATTTTTCAGCGGGCAATCTGCCTGCAGCCTTTTTGAGTGTTGATCCGTGAGTGATTTGAGTCATATCCGCAATTTCTCCATCATCGCCCACATTGACCATGGTAAGTCGACGCTGGCCGATCGATTCATCCAGATGTGCGGCGGCCTTGCCGAGCGTGAAATGGAAGCCCAGGTACTGGATTCCATGGACCTCGAACGCGAGCGCGGGATCACCATCAAGGCCCACAGCGTTACTCTGTACTACACCGCCAAAGACGGTATCCGGTACCAGCTGAACTTCATCGACACCCCAGGCCACGTCGACTTCACCTATGAAGTCAGCCGGTCCCTGGCAGCCTGCGAAGGCGCGCTGTTGGTGGTGGACGCAGGCCAGGGCGTAGAAGCCCAGTCCGTGGCCAACTGCTACACGGCCATCGAGCAGGGCCTGGAAGTGATGCCGGTGCTGAACAAGATCGACCTGCCACAGGCCGATCCGGAACGCGTCAAAGAAGAAATCGAAAAAATCATCGGCATTGACGCCACCGACGCCGTCGAGTGCAGCGCCAAGACCGGCCTGGGTGTCGACGAAGTCCTCGAGCGCCTGGTCAAAACCATTCCTGCCCCAACCGGCAACATCGAAGATCCGCTGCAAGCGTTGATCATCGACTCCTGGTTCGACAACTATCTGGGGGTTGTCTCCCTGGTACGCGTGCGCCACGGCCGTGTGAAAAAGGGCGACAAGATTCTGGTCAAGTCCACCGGCAAGATCCACCTGGTGGACAGCGTCGGTGTCTTCAACCCCAAGCACACCGCGACCACTGATCTGAAAGCCGGCGAAGTAGGCTTCATCATC encodes the following:
- the lptG gene encoding LPS export ABC transporter permease LptG: MAKLDRYIGSSVLIAILAVLGIILGLASLFAFIDEVGNVSDTYTVWDVMSYVALTAPRRLYDMMPMAALIGCLIGLGSLASNSELTIMRAAGVSIGRIVWAVMKPMLLLMLCSVLIGEYVAPPAETTAQANRALAQGSGDAQSSKHGLWHRQGDEFIHINAVQPGGLLIGVTRYTFDKERHMLSSSFAKRAQYSDEKWQLTDITTTYFRNVGQGTKASTEVINVPSEEWDIALKPELLNTVVMIPESLPISGLWGYIHYLKDQGLNNGRYWLAFWVKVLQPVVTAALVLMAISFIFGPLRSVTLGQRVFTGVLVGFTFRIAQDLLGPSSLVFGFSPLFAVLVPTAICALAGFWLLRRAG